A genomic region of Pyrus communis chromosome 14, drPyrComm1.1, whole genome shotgun sequence contains the following coding sequences:
- the LOC137715133 gene encoding uncharacterized protein isoform X1, translating to MDPRKCTLSGGATSLAMAPPSILNRLNEKAQFEKEERDAGHVVEAGVDIDIREVYFLIMHFLSLGPCQRTFEQFGNDLLEHQLLPRRFHAWFSRSRIGSDNSNEDATSFPLSYNNLVERYPHIERDHLVKLLRQLLLSIATPLHGKVGRSTLNAADVPTLLGTGSFSLLDSDRNKENKRVKPLPAHLRWPYMQADQIHGLSLREIGGGFTKHHRAPSIRSACYAIAKPSTMVQKMNNKKKLRGHRNAVYCAIFDRSGRYVITGADDRLVKIWSMETALCLASCRGHEGDITDLAVSSNNALVASASNDFSIRVWRLPDGFPISVLQGHTGAVTAIAFSPRLSAVYQLLSSSDDGTCRIWDARSSQCPLRIYMPKPSETSTGKGNAFAITGSSSSNGPQSHQILCCAYNANGTVFVTGSSDTFARVWNALKSNTDNSEQPIHEMDVLAGHENDVNYVQFSGCVIPSKSSFSDSGKEETNGKFKNSWFCHNNIVTCSRDGSAIIWVPRSHKFHGKVGRWTRAYHLKVPPPPLPPQPPRGGPRQRFLPTPRGVNMIVWSLDNRFVLAAIMDCRICVWNAVDGSLVHSLTGHTASSYVLDVHPFNPRIAMSAGYDGQTIVWDIWEGVPIKIYELGHVKLVDGKFSADGTSIVLSDDVGQIYLINTGEGESQNDAEYDQFFLGDYRPLARDEFGYLIDQETQLSTYRRNLQDPLCDSSMIPYPEPYQSTYQQRRLGALGMEWRPSSMKFSVGVDINTGQEYMMPPLPDLERMIEPLPDFIDAMLWEPENEVVSEDTDSEYNVTDENSSEGEKGNISTSSSSDPDCSEEDSEAGCSHKDGLRRSRRKRPRVESSERRVKKRRVGEHDRVISGIKRTKNSKGGQKVSKRKSSKAKTLRPQRVAARNARTVFSQNPGTSTEGEEDDWEDDSSNSESLQQDFHTQSDDGDFQIMQQKHTKEEPSQHEFGNIAKPRVVCSSQSNVRSMPKLVFKIKKQETPKDVKLKDNNQADLVSPSSRYQDVTPDNRITNSSVDPDSSSVDVVQLKFSRNLLANDLTDTGETVKTDNSLEASASYQDSRVMEAATGSLASFNVHIEEMNNVHRYGNPDNNCEQFCNHSKMKGKENYEGVLPCRDEERTGTRAFEDLDGLKSRELSHTDEALVSSSFDSSALGEHKQKIIVCSPEIEDFARRKHSGDYASLKFPAQNFTSSRDTIPNDSSSMDPIPNSNFGVRKVGGGAGRSTSLKFVCKHRTNSEGSGGNVEDYATNINDHHDSGMDLPAAATNAIRGTRTFKIKATSQKVDSLSCCPKLRWGHQTLGTSKDAEDSSAKLCDQIHQRPRSTRSRQGSCNDYDQSSSTRSRLVNPAGKLPWLMLSKHEDGYRYIPQLGDEVVYLRQGHQEYLKLVKNSEEGPWGPWESIKENIEVAEICKVESLDYASLPGSGESCCKIKLRFVDPSSAILGKALKLTLPEIDFNDFIVEKTWYDASIRRNWTTGEECAVWWRDSISDEGGTWWVGRIVRCQAKSHEFPDSPWLRYEVRYENDDETHLHCPWELREPSIVDDPSSCEQPHIDSESKEELLRIFSKLQQKDSQTIQQLNQAVQKADFCNSFPVQLYPELIQSRLENDYYRSLEAVKHDIMVMMSNAQHYFKRNELQARIKHISKRFKKKLSKL from the exons ATGGATCCTCGGAAGTGTACTTTGTCTGGTGGTGCAACTTCTCTTGCTATGGCACCTCCAAGCATTTTGAATAGGTTAAATGAGAAGGCTCAGtttgagaaagaagagagggatGCAGGTCATGTTGTCGAGGCTGGAGTCGATATAGACATTAGAGAGGTTTATTTTTTGATTATGCATTTTCTGTCTCTTGGGCCATGCCAGAGGACTTTCGAACAGTTTGGGAATGATCTTCTGGAACATCAGCTTCTACCTAGAAGGTTTCATGCTTGGTTTTCAAGGAGCAGAATAGGAAGTGACAATAGTAATGAGGATGCTACCTCTTTCCCATTGAGTTACAACAACTTGGTTGAAAG GTATCCTCATATAGAGAGAGATCACTTGGTAAAGCTTCTAAGGCAACTGCTACTGAGTATAGCCACTCCTTTACATGGCAAGGTTGGAAGAAGTACTCTGAATGCAGCTGATGTCCCTACATTACTGGGAACTGGTTCCTTCTCGCTTCTGGATA GTGATAGGAATAAGGAAAATAAGAGAGTTAAGCCCCTGCCAGCTCACCTGCGTTGGCCTTACATGCAGGCTGATCAAATTCATGGGCTTAGTTTAAGGGAAATTGGAGGAGGTTTCACAAAGCATCATCGAGCTCCATCCATTCGCTCTGCGTGTTATGCGATTGCTAAACCATCAACTATGGTGCAGAAGATGAACAACAAAAAGAAGCTACGGGGGCACCGTAATGCTGTCTACTGTG CCATTTTTGATCGGTCCGGGAGATATGTTATCACGGGTGCAGATGATCGGCTTGTGAAGATATGGTCAATGGAAACTGCACTTTGCTTGGCTAGCTGTCGTGGACATGAA GGAGACATTACTGACTTGGCTGTAAGTTCGAACAATGCTTTGGTGGCATCTGCTTCAAATGACTTTTCCATTCGAGTT TGGCGTTTGCCAGATGGATTTCCAATTTCAGTTCTTCAGGGGCATACTGGGGCTGTGACTGCTATTGCTTTTAGTCCCAGGCTTAGTGCTGTTTACCAACTTCTATC GTCATCAGATGATGGGACTTGTCGAATCTGGGATGCTAGGTCCTCCCAATGCCCGCTGCGAATATACATGCCAAAACCTTCAGAGACTTCAACTG GGAAGGGCAATGCTTTTGCAATCACTGGATCCTCCTCGAGCAATGGTCCACAGAGCCATCAAATACTTTGTTGTGCTTACAATGCCAATGGGACTGTTTTTGTCACTGGTAGCTCTGACACTTTTGCAAGG GTCTGGAATGCTTTAAAATCTAATACAGATAACTCAGAACAACCAATACATGAGATGGATGTACTGGCGGGCCACGAGAATGACGTGAATTATGTCCAATTCAG TGGTTGTGTCATTCCTTCAAAGTCTTCATTTTCTGACTCGGGCAAGGAGGAGACTAATGGGAAGTTCAAAAATTCCTG GTTTTGTCACAACAACATAGTTACCTGCTCTCGTGATGGCAGTGCCATTATATGGGTTCCAAGATCACACAAATTCCAT GGGAAAGTTGGACGTTGGACACGTGCATATCATCTAAAAGTTCCACCTCCCCCACTGCCTCCTCAGCCTCCTCGAGGAGGCCCACGTCAAAGATTTCTTCCCACCCCTCGTGGTGTTAACATGATTGTGTGGAGCCTGGATAACCGCTTTGTGCTTGCAGCTATCATGG ATTGCAGAATTTGTGTTTGGAATGCTGTTGATGGTAGCTTAGTACATTCTTTAACCGGTCACACTGCATCG TCTTATGTTTTGGATGTTCATCCCTTCAATCCTCGAATTGCTATGAGTGCTGGGTATGATGGGCAAACAATAGTTTGGGAT ATATGGGAGGGCGTGCCTATTAAGATATACGAACTTGGACATGTAAAGTTGGTTGATGGGAAGTTTTCGGC GGATGGTACATCAATAGTACTTTCAGATGACGTTGGccaaatatatttaataaacaCAGGTGAAGGCGAGTCTCAAAACGATGCTGAATATGATCAG TTCTTCCTTGGGGATTATCGCCCCCTTGCACGGGATGAGTTTGGATATCTTATTGATCAG GAGACACAACTTTCCACTTACCGAAGGAATCTTCAAGATCCTCTATGTGATTCAA GTATGATACCATACCCCGAACCTTATCAGAGTACATACCAGCAACGAAGACTTGGTGCTCTGGGCATGGAATGGCGTCCGTCATCCATGAAATTTTCTGTTGGTGTGGATATCAATACAGGCCAAGAATATATGATGCCTCCTTTGCCAGATTTAGAAAGAATGATTGAACCACTACCAGATTTTATTGATGCCATGTTATGGGAACCAGAAAATGAGGTTGTAAGTGAAGATACTGATTCAGAGTATAATGTTACTGATGAAAATTCCAGTGAAGGGGAGAAAGGAAATATTAGCACCAGTTCTTCTAGTGATCCAGACTGTAGCGAAGAAGACAGTGAAGCTGGATGCAGTCACAAGGATGGTCTTCGTCGATCAAGGAGAAAAAGACCAAGG GTTGAGTCTTCTGAGAGGCGTGTCAAGAAAAGGAGAGTGGGTGAGCATGATCGCGTTATATCTGGGATTAAAAGAACTAAAAATTCAAAAGGTGGCCAGAAAGTTTCAAAGAGGAAGTCTTCTAAAGCAAAGACATTGAGACCCCAGCGAGTAGCAGCACGCAATGCTCGAACTGTGTTTTCTCAGAACCCTGGTACATCtacagaaggagaagaagatgacTGGGAAGATGATTCATCAAATAGTGAGTCTCTTCAGCAAGATTTCCACACTCAAAGCGATGATGGAGACTTCCAGATAATGCAACAAAAACATACTAAAGAAGAACCATCTCAACATGAGTTTGGCAATATAGCGAAGCCACGTGTAGTTTGTTCGTCTCAGTCAAACGTCAGAAGCATGCCGAAATTGGTTTTTAAGATTAAGAAGCAAGAGACTCCAAAGGATGTAAAACTCAAAGATAATAATCAGGCTGATTTGGTGTCTCCATCTTCTAGATATCAAGATGTCACTCCAGATAACAGGATTACTAACAGCTCTGTGGATCCAGATTCCTCTTCGGTGGATGTGGTTCAGCTAAAGTTTTCAAGAAATCTCTTAGCCAATGATTTGACAGATACTGGGGAAACCGTAAAGACAGATAATTCTTTGGAAGCATCTGCAAGTTACCAGGATAGCAGAGTCATGGAAGCAGCTACTGGGTCGCTTGCTAGTTTTAATGTCCATATAGAAGAGATGAATAATGTCCATCGGTATGGTAATCCTGATAATAATTGTGAACAATTTTGTAATCATTCAAAAATGAAGGGAAAGGAAAATTATGAAGGTGTCTTGCCTTGCAGGGATGAGGAACGTACTGGAACACGTGCATTTGAGGATCTGGATGGTCTCAAAAGTAGAGAGCTTTCTCATACTGACGAGGCCCTTGTATCTTCATCATTTGATTCCTCAGCTTTGGGCGAGCACAAACAAAAGATAATTGTGTGTTCTCCGGAGATAGAGGACTTTGCTAGAAGAAAGCACTCTGGTGATTATGCGTCTCTTAAATTTCCTGCACAAAACTTCACAAGTTCTAGAGATACAATCCCCAACGATTCTTCAAGCATGGATCCgattccaaattcaaattttggggTACGGAAAGTGGGTGGAGGTGCTGGCAGATCAACTTCTTTGAAGTTTGTTTGCAAGCACAGGACTAATTCAGAAGGTTCTGGTGGTAATGTTGAAGATTATGCAACAAATATCAACGACCATCATGATTCAGGAATGGATCTCCCCGCAGCTGCAACCAATGCAATACGCGGAACAAGAACCTTTAAGATCAAAGCAACTTCACAGAAGGTGGACTCTCTGAGCTGTTGCCCTAAGTTGAGGTGGGGCCATCAAACATTGGGGACATCAAAGGATGCAGAAGACTCCTCTGCCAAATTGTGTGACCAGATTCATCAAAGACCAAGGTCTACGAGAAGTCGTCAGGGTTCATGTAATGACTATGACCAAAGTTCTTCAACCCGAAGCAGGTTAGTTAACCCCGCTGGAAAGTTGCCATGGTTGATGTTGTCAAAACATGAGGATGGTTACCGTTATATTCCTCAGCTAGGTGATGAAGTTGTATACCTGAGACAG GGCCATCAAGAGTATCTAAAACTAGTCAAGAATTCAGAGGAGGGTCCTTGGGGTCCTTGGGAATCAATTAAGGAAAACATTGAAGTTGCGGAAATTTGCAAGGTTGAAAGCCTTGATTATGCTTCGCTGCCTGGTTCAGGGGAGAGTTGCTGTAAAATCAAACTTAGATTTGTAGACCCTTCTTCTGCTATCCTCGGTAAAGCATTGAAGTTGACTTTGCctgaaattgattttaatgatttcaTTGTTGAGAAAACATGGTATGATGCTTCTATTAGAAGAAACTGGACCACTGGGGAGGAATGCGCAGTTTGGTGGAGGGATTCAATTTCAGATGAAGGTGGGACTTGGTGGGTAGGTCGAATTGTTCGGTGCCAGGCCAAGTCACATGAGTTTCCCGATAGCCCTTGGTTAAGATATGAGGTTCGGTATGAGAATGATGATGAAACCCATTTGCATTGTCCTTGGGAATTGCGTGAACCGTCCATAGTAGATGATCCATCCTCATGTGAACAGCCCCATATTGATTCTGAAAGCAAAGAGGAGCTTCTGCGTATTTTTTCTAAATTACAACAGAAG GACTCGCAAACAATCCAACAATTGAATCAAGCTGTTCAAAAGGCGGATTTCTGCAACAG CTTTCCTGTGCAATTGTACCCTGAACTAATCCAGTCGAGGTTAGAGAACGACTATTATAGAAGCTTGGAAGCTGTGAAGCATGATATAATGGTTATGATGTCAAATGCCCAGCATTACTTCAAGAGAAATGAATTGCAAGCCCGGATTAAGCACATCTCGAAAAGGTTTAAGAAGAAACTGTCCAAGTTGTAG
- the LOC137715133 gene encoding uncharacterized protein isoform X2, protein MDPRKCTLSGGATSLAMAPPSILNRLNEKAQFEKEERDAGHVVEAGVDIDIREVYFLIMHFLSLGPCQRTFEQFGNDLLEHQLLPRRFHAWFSRSRIGSDNSNEDATSFPLSYNNLVERYPHIERDHLVKLLRQLLLSIATPLHGKVGRSTLNAADVPTLLGTGSFSLLDSDRNKENKRVKPLPAHLRWPYMQADQIHGLSLREIGGGFTKHHRAPSIRSACYAIAKPSTMVQKMNNKKKLRGHRNAVYCAIFDRSGRYVITGADDRLVKIWSMETALCLASCRGHEGDITDLAVSSNNALVASASNDFSIRVWRLPDGFPISVLQGHTGAVTAIAFSPRLSAVYQLLSSSDDGTCRIWDARSSQCPLRIYMPKPSETSTGKGNAFAITGSSSSNGPQSHQILCCAYNANGTVFVTGSSDTFARVWNALKSNTDNSEQPIHEMDVLAGHENDVNYVQFSGCVIPSKSSFSDSGKEETNGKFKNSWFCHNNIVTCSRDGSAIIWVPRSHKFHGKVGRWTRAYHLKVPPPPLPPQPPRGGPRQRFLPTPRGVNMIVWSLDNRFVLAAIMDCRICVWNAVDGSLVHSLTGHTASSYVLDVHPFNPRIAMSAGYDGQTIVWDIWEGVPIKIYELGHVKLVDGKFSADGTSIVLSDDVGQIYLINTGEGESQNDAEYDQFFLGDYRPLARDEFGYLIDQETQLSTYRRNLQDPLCDSSMIPYPEPYQSTYQQRRLGALGMEWRPSSMKFSVGVDINTGQEYMMPPLPDLERMIEPLPDFIDAMLWEPENEVVSEDTDSEYNVTDENSSEGEKGNISTSSSSDPDCSEEDSEAGCSHKDGLRRSRRKRPRVESSERRVKKRRVGEHDRVISGIKRTKNSKGGQKVSKRKSSKAKTLRPQRVAARNARTVFSQNPGTSTEGEEDDWEDDSSNSESLQQDFHTQSDDGDFQIMQQKHTKEEPSQHEFGNIAKPRVVCSSQSNVRSMPKLVFKIKKQETPKDVKLKDNNQADLVSPSSRYQDVTPDNRITNSSVDPDSSSVDVVQLKFSRNLLANDLTDTGETVKTDNSLEASASYQDSRVMEAATGSLASFNVHIEEMNNVHRDEERTGTRAFEDLDGLKSRELSHTDEALVSSSFDSSALGEHKQKIIVCSPEIEDFARRKHSGDYASLKFPAQNFTSSRDTIPNDSSSMDPIPNSNFGVRKVGGGAGRSTSLKFVCKHRTNSEGSGGNVEDYATNINDHHDSGMDLPAAATNAIRGTRTFKIKATSQKVDSLSCCPKLRWGHQTLGTSKDAEDSSAKLCDQIHQRPRSTRSRQGSCNDYDQSSSTRSRLVNPAGKLPWLMLSKHEDGYRYIPQLGDEVVYLRQGHQEYLKLVKNSEEGPWGPWESIKENIEVAEICKVESLDYASLPGSGESCCKIKLRFVDPSSAILGKALKLTLPEIDFNDFIVEKTWYDASIRRNWTTGEECAVWWRDSISDEGGTWWVGRIVRCQAKSHEFPDSPWLRYEVRYENDDETHLHCPWELREPSIVDDPSSCEQPHIDSESKEELLRIFSKLQQKDSQTIQQLNQAVQKADFCNSFPVQLYPELIQSRLENDYYRSLEAVKHDIMVMMSNAQHYFKRNELQARIKHISKRFKKKLSKL, encoded by the exons ATGGATCCTCGGAAGTGTACTTTGTCTGGTGGTGCAACTTCTCTTGCTATGGCACCTCCAAGCATTTTGAATAGGTTAAATGAGAAGGCTCAGtttgagaaagaagagagggatGCAGGTCATGTTGTCGAGGCTGGAGTCGATATAGACATTAGAGAGGTTTATTTTTTGATTATGCATTTTCTGTCTCTTGGGCCATGCCAGAGGACTTTCGAACAGTTTGGGAATGATCTTCTGGAACATCAGCTTCTACCTAGAAGGTTTCATGCTTGGTTTTCAAGGAGCAGAATAGGAAGTGACAATAGTAATGAGGATGCTACCTCTTTCCCATTGAGTTACAACAACTTGGTTGAAAG GTATCCTCATATAGAGAGAGATCACTTGGTAAAGCTTCTAAGGCAACTGCTACTGAGTATAGCCACTCCTTTACATGGCAAGGTTGGAAGAAGTACTCTGAATGCAGCTGATGTCCCTACATTACTGGGAACTGGTTCCTTCTCGCTTCTGGATA GTGATAGGAATAAGGAAAATAAGAGAGTTAAGCCCCTGCCAGCTCACCTGCGTTGGCCTTACATGCAGGCTGATCAAATTCATGGGCTTAGTTTAAGGGAAATTGGAGGAGGTTTCACAAAGCATCATCGAGCTCCATCCATTCGCTCTGCGTGTTATGCGATTGCTAAACCATCAACTATGGTGCAGAAGATGAACAACAAAAAGAAGCTACGGGGGCACCGTAATGCTGTCTACTGTG CCATTTTTGATCGGTCCGGGAGATATGTTATCACGGGTGCAGATGATCGGCTTGTGAAGATATGGTCAATGGAAACTGCACTTTGCTTGGCTAGCTGTCGTGGACATGAA GGAGACATTACTGACTTGGCTGTAAGTTCGAACAATGCTTTGGTGGCATCTGCTTCAAATGACTTTTCCATTCGAGTT TGGCGTTTGCCAGATGGATTTCCAATTTCAGTTCTTCAGGGGCATACTGGGGCTGTGACTGCTATTGCTTTTAGTCCCAGGCTTAGTGCTGTTTACCAACTTCTATC GTCATCAGATGATGGGACTTGTCGAATCTGGGATGCTAGGTCCTCCCAATGCCCGCTGCGAATATACATGCCAAAACCTTCAGAGACTTCAACTG GGAAGGGCAATGCTTTTGCAATCACTGGATCCTCCTCGAGCAATGGTCCACAGAGCCATCAAATACTTTGTTGTGCTTACAATGCCAATGGGACTGTTTTTGTCACTGGTAGCTCTGACACTTTTGCAAGG GTCTGGAATGCTTTAAAATCTAATACAGATAACTCAGAACAACCAATACATGAGATGGATGTACTGGCGGGCCACGAGAATGACGTGAATTATGTCCAATTCAG TGGTTGTGTCATTCCTTCAAAGTCTTCATTTTCTGACTCGGGCAAGGAGGAGACTAATGGGAAGTTCAAAAATTCCTG GTTTTGTCACAACAACATAGTTACCTGCTCTCGTGATGGCAGTGCCATTATATGGGTTCCAAGATCACACAAATTCCAT GGGAAAGTTGGACGTTGGACACGTGCATATCATCTAAAAGTTCCACCTCCCCCACTGCCTCCTCAGCCTCCTCGAGGAGGCCCACGTCAAAGATTTCTTCCCACCCCTCGTGGTGTTAACATGATTGTGTGGAGCCTGGATAACCGCTTTGTGCTTGCAGCTATCATGG ATTGCAGAATTTGTGTTTGGAATGCTGTTGATGGTAGCTTAGTACATTCTTTAACCGGTCACACTGCATCG TCTTATGTTTTGGATGTTCATCCCTTCAATCCTCGAATTGCTATGAGTGCTGGGTATGATGGGCAAACAATAGTTTGGGAT ATATGGGAGGGCGTGCCTATTAAGATATACGAACTTGGACATGTAAAGTTGGTTGATGGGAAGTTTTCGGC GGATGGTACATCAATAGTACTTTCAGATGACGTTGGccaaatatatttaataaacaCAGGTGAAGGCGAGTCTCAAAACGATGCTGAATATGATCAG TTCTTCCTTGGGGATTATCGCCCCCTTGCACGGGATGAGTTTGGATATCTTATTGATCAG GAGACACAACTTTCCACTTACCGAAGGAATCTTCAAGATCCTCTATGTGATTCAA GTATGATACCATACCCCGAACCTTATCAGAGTACATACCAGCAACGAAGACTTGGTGCTCTGGGCATGGAATGGCGTCCGTCATCCATGAAATTTTCTGTTGGTGTGGATATCAATACAGGCCAAGAATATATGATGCCTCCTTTGCCAGATTTAGAAAGAATGATTGAACCACTACCAGATTTTATTGATGCCATGTTATGGGAACCAGAAAATGAGGTTGTAAGTGAAGATACTGATTCAGAGTATAATGTTACTGATGAAAATTCCAGTGAAGGGGAGAAAGGAAATATTAGCACCAGTTCTTCTAGTGATCCAGACTGTAGCGAAGAAGACAGTGAAGCTGGATGCAGTCACAAGGATGGTCTTCGTCGATCAAGGAGAAAAAGACCAAGG GTTGAGTCTTCTGAGAGGCGTGTCAAGAAAAGGAGAGTGGGTGAGCATGATCGCGTTATATCTGGGATTAAAAGAACTAAAAATTCAAAAGGTGGCCAGAAAGTTTCAAAGAGGAAGTCTTCTAAAGCAAAGACATTGAGACCCCAGCGAGTAGCAGCACGCAATGCTCGAACTGTGTTTTCTCAGAACCCTGGTACATCtacagaaggagaagaagatgacTGGGAAGATGATTCATCAAATAGTGAGTCTCTTCAGCAAGATTTCCACACTCAAAGCGATGATGGAGACTTCCAGATAATGCAACAAAAACATACTAAAGAAGAACCATCTCAACATGAGTTTGGCAATATAGCGAAGCCACGTGTAGTTTGTTCGTCTCAGTCAAACGTCAGAAGCATGCCGAAATTGGTTTTTAAGATTAAGAAGCAAGAGACTCCAAAGGATGTAAAACTCAAAGATAATAATCAGGCTGATTTGGTGTCTCCATCTTCTAGATATCAAGATGTCACTCCAGATAACAGGATTACTAACAGCTCTGTGGATCCAGATTCCTCTTCGGTGGATGTGGTTCAGCTAAAGTTTTCAAGAAATCTCTTAGCCAATGATTTGACAGATACTGGGGAAACCGTAAAGACAGATAATTCTTTGGAAGCATCTGCAAGTTACCAGGATAGCAGAGTCATGGAAGCAGCTACTGGGTCGCTTGCTAGTTTTAATGTCCATATAGAAGAGATGAATAATGTCCATCG GGATGAGGAACGTACTGGAACACGTGCATTTGAGGATCTGGATGGTCTCAAAAGTAGAGAGCTTTCTCATACTGACGAGGCCCTTGTATCTTCATCATTTGATTCCTCAGCTTTGGGCGAGCACAAACAAAAGATAATTGTGTGTTCTCCGGAGATAGAGGACTTTGCTAGAAGAAAGCACTCTGGTGATTATGCGTCTCTTAAATTTCCTGCACAAAACTTCACAAGTTCTAGAGATACAATCCCCAACGATTCTTCAAGCATGGATCCgattccaaattcaaattttggggTACGGAAAGTGGGTGGAGGTGCTGGCAGATCAACTTCTTTGAAGTTTGTTTGCAAGCACAGGACTAATTCAGAAGGTTCTGGTGGTAATGTTGAAGATTATGCAACAAATATCAACGACCATCATGATTCAGGAATGGATCTCCCCGCAGCTGCAACCAATGCAATACGCGGAACAAGAACCTTTAAGATCAAAGCAACTTCACAGAAGGTGGACTCTCTGAGCTGTTGCCCTAAGTTGAGGTGGGGCCATCAAACATTGGGGACATCAAAGGATGCAGAAGACTCCTCTGCCAAATTGTGTGACCAGATTCATCAAAGACCAAGGTCTACGAGAAGTCGTCAGGGTTCATGTAATGACTATGACCAAAGTTCTTCAACCCGAAGCAGGTTAGTTAACCCCGCTGGAAAGTTGCCATGGTTGATGTTGTCAAAACATGAGGATGGTTACCGTTATATTCCTCAGCTAGGTGATGAAGTTGTATACCTGAGACAG GGCCATCAAGAGTATCTAAAACTAGTCAAGAATTCAGAGGAGGGTCCTTGGGGTCCTTGGGAATCAATTAAGGAAAACATTGAAGTTGCGGAAATTTGCAAGGTTGAAAGCCTTGATTATGCTTCGCTGCCTGGTTCAGGGGAGAGTTGCTGTAAAATCAAACTTAGATTTGTAGACCCTTCTTCTGCTATCCTCGGTAAAGCATTGAAGTTGACTTTGCctgaaattgattttaatgatttcaTTGTTGAGAAAACATGGTATGATGCTTCTATTAGAAGAAACTGGACCACTGGGGAGGAATGCGCAGTTTGGTGGAGGGATTCAATTTCAGATGAAGGTGGGACTTGGTGGGTAGGTCGAATTGTTCGGTGCCAGGCCAAGTCACATGAGTTTCCCGATAGCCCTTGGTTAAGATATGAGGTTCGGTATGAGAATGATGATGAAACCCATTTGCATTGTCCTTGGGAATTGCGTGAACCGTCCATAGTAGATGATCCATCCTCATGTGAACAGCCCCATATTGATTCTGAAAGCAAAGAGGAGCTTCTGCGTATTTTTTCTAAATTACAACAGAAG GACTCGCAAACAATCCAACAATTGAATCAAGCTGTTCAAAAGGCGGATTTCTGCAACAG CTTTCCTGTGCAATTGTACCCTGAACTAATCCAGTCGAGGTTAGAGAACGACTATTATAGAAGCTTGGAAGCTGTGAAGCATGATATAATGGTTATGATGTCAAATGCCCAGCATTACTTCAAGAGAAATGAATTGCAAGCCCGGATTAAGCACATCTCGAAAAGGTTTAAGAAGAAACTGTCCAAGTTGTAG
- the LOC137716289 gene encoding ribosomal RNA small subunit methyltransferase-like, which yields MAGGKTKKEKARPAGHTPYQGGISFHKSKGQHILKNPLLVDSIVQKSGIKSTDVILEIGPGTGNLTKKLLEAGKRVIAVEIDARMVLELQRRFQGTPHSNRLQVIQGDVLKTELPYFDICVANIPYQISSPLTFKLLKHQPAFRCAIIMFQREFAMRLVAQPGDKLYCRLTVNTQLLSRVSHLLKVGRNNFRPPPKVDSSVVRIEPRKPALQVNQKEWDGFLRICFNRKNKTLGSIFRQKSVINLLEKNYKTLQALNPATAQEEDTNDVMEFMDEDMEMDDDGVDDGMEMEVEDGNAEGEISEFKKKVLDVLKKSGFEGERSSKLKLQQFLDLLSQFNKDGIHFS from the exons ATGGCGGGAGGCAAAACGAAGAAAGAGAAGGCGAGGCCAGCCGGGCACACCCCCTACCAAGGAGGCATATCGTTCCACAAGTCCAAGGGACAGCACATCCTCAAGAACCCCTTGCTCGTCGACTCCATCGTCCAGAAGTCTGGCATCAAATCGACGGATGTCATCCTTGAGATCGGTCCCGGTACTGGTAATCTCACCAAGAAGCTTCTAGAAGCTGGTAAGAGGGTCATCGCCGTCGAGATTGACGCTCGCATGGTCCTCGAGCTGCAGCGCCGCTTCCAGGGCACCCCTCACTCCAACCGCTTGCAG GTGATTCAAGGAGATGTGCTCAAGACTGAGCTTCCCTATTTCGATATATGTGTGGCAAACATCCCTTATCAAATCTCTTCTCCCTTGACCTTCAAGTTATTGAAGCATCAACCTGCTTTCCGATGTGCCATTATAATGTTTCAGAGGGAATTTGCGATGAGACTGGTTGCACAGCCCGGTGACAAGCTCTATTGTCGTCTTACTGTCAACACCCAACTCTTGTCTCGGGTATCTCACCTCCTCAAAGTTGGTAGGAACAATTTTCGCCCCCCGCCTAAGGTGGATTCCTCTGTCGTTCGAATCGAGCCCAGGAAACCGGCTTTACAAGTGAACCAGAAGGAGTGGGACGGCTTTTTGCGGATCTGTTTCAATAGGAAAAACAAAACCCTTGGCTCAATTTTTAGGCAGAAAAGTGTCATCAATCTGCTCGAGAAGAATTACAAGACCCTGCAGGCGCTTAATCCTGCAACAGCCCAAGAAGAGGATACTAATGATGTGATGGAGTTTATGGATGAGGACATGGAGATGGATGATGATGGAGTCGATGATGGGATGGAGATGGAGGTGGAGGATGGTAATGCGGAAGGGGAGATATCCGAATTCAAGAAAAAGGTGCTGGATGTGTTGAAGAAGTCTGGTTTTGAAGGCGAAAGGTCCTCCAAGCTCAAATTACAGCAATTTTTAGACCTACTTTCCCAGTTCAACAAGGATGGTATACACTTCTCCTGA